Proteins encoded together in one Schistocerca americana isolate TAMUIC-IGC-003095 chromosome 8, iqSchAmer2.1, whole genome shotgun sequence window:
- the LOC124545509 gene encoding uncharacterized protein LOC124545509, giving the protein MQTKENAIISAIQSHQNVLFQFKHRAVTYPKTNYSRSHPLYADTLEFKHRAVTYPKTNYSRSHPLYADTLEFKHRAVTYPKTNYSRSHPLYADTLGVRNAIKEFKLRSVTYPKTNYSRSHPLNADTFEFKHRAVTYPKTNYSRSHPLYADTLGVKNAIICRRSHISLVNLLTKENAIITANQSHQNVYFDLYSITYGKEFKHRAVTYPKTNYSRSHPLYADTLEFKLRSVTYPKTNYSRSHPLNADTFEFKHRAVTYPKTNYSRSHTLYADTLGVKNAMCTALAIFF; this is encoded by the exons atgcaaacgaaagaaaatgcaatcattagcgcaatccaaagtcaccagaatgttttatttc aatttaaacatcgagctgttacttacccaaaaactaattattcacgcagtcatcccctgtacgcagatacattgg aatttaaacatcgagctgttacttacccaaaaactaattattcacgcagtcatcccctgtacgcagatacattgg aatttaaacatcgagctgttacttacccaaaaactaattattcacgcagtcatcccctgtacgcagatacattgggtgtgaggaatgctat aaaagaatttaaacttcgatctgttacttacccaaaaactaattattcacgcagtcatcccctgaacgcagatacattcg aatttaaacatcgagctgttacctacccaaaaactaattattcacgcagtcatcccctgtacgcagatacattgggtgtgaagaatgctat aatatgtcgccgctcccacatatcccttgtcaacctgctaacgaaagaaaatgcaatcattaccgcaaaccaaagtcaccagaatgtgtattttgatctgtattctataacatacggaaaagaatttaaacatcgagctgttacttacccaaaaactaattattcacgcagtcatcccctgtacgcagatacattgg agtTTAAACTTCGatctgttacttacccaaaaactaattattcacgcagtcatcccctgaacgcagatacattcg aatttaaacatcgagctgttacttacccaaaaactaattattcacgcagtcataccctgtacgcagatacattgggtgtgaagaatgctatgtgcacagcactagcgattttcttctag